TGCGCATCGCGGTCATCTGTTCGACCGTGGTGCCCGCATACTCGGCTGCGACCAAGGAGTGCGCCTGCGCGGCGATCTTCGCCAGCTCGGCGACGACCTCTTGCTTCTGTGAGAGATTAAGAGCCATGGCACTCCTCCAAATGATATTCCGCGCCGGCTCCTGCCGTTTAGCGGTCCCGAGGCGACGTCATCCTTGACATCGGGAACGCCCGGCGGGCGTTCCGTCTGGTGTGCCTGACCAGAAACAGCGATTCCGGCGGGGCGGCACCATCTGCGCAGGCGGGCCGATGCCTTATTAAGCAGCGCGGGATGGCGGGTAAGCCCCATACCACCCTGGCTGCGCCTGCGGTCTTTGACGGCGGTCCCGGGATGAACCGGAACTACCCTCAAACTTGCCCGCATGACCTGAAGTCACGCGGGCTCAAAACCCTTACTTGGCCGCGGCCGCCTGCAAGGTCGAGGTATCGACCGGCACGCCCACGCCCATGGTGCTGGACAGCGCGACCTTCTGCAGGTATTGGCCCTTGGCAGCCGCGGGCTTGGCCTTCATGAGATCGGCGATCAGCGCGTTGAGATTGTCGGCAAGCTGCTCCGGGGCGAAATCGGCCTTGCCGATGCTGGCATGGACGATGCCCGCCTTGTCGTTGCGGAACTTGACCTGGCCCGCCTTGGCGTTCTTCACCGCGGTGACCACGTCGGCGGTGACCGAGCCATCCTTCGGATTGGGCATCAGGCCGCGCGGCCCGAGCAGCTGGCCGAGGCGACCGACCACGCGCATCGCATCGGGCGTGGCGATCACACGACCGAAATCGAGCTCGCCGGCCTGCATGCGCTCGGCCAGATCCTCCATGCCGACCGCATCGGCACCCGCCGCCTTGGCAGCCTCGGCCTTCTCGCCGGGCGGGCAGAACACTGCCACCTTGACCGTCTTGCCGGTACCGTGGGGCAGCAACGAGGAACCGCGCACGCCCTGGTCGGACTTCTTGGCATCGATGCCGAGGCGCACCGCCACGTCTACCGATTCGACGAATTTGGCCGTGGCCGTCTGCTTGACGACCTTGATCGCCTCCTCGAGCGGATAGACCTTGCCCGGCTGCACTGCGGCCCTGGCCGCACGTAGACGCTTGGAAAGCTTTGCCATGTCTTATCCCTCCACCACCAGACCCATGCTGCGCGCGCTGCCGGCGATGGTACGCACGGCCGCATCCAGACTCGCCGCCGTCAGGTCGGGCTCCTTCTGCTTGGCGATGTCTTCCAGCTGCTTGCGGGTGATCTTGCCCACCTTATCGGTATTGGGCTTGGAAGATCCCTTGGCGACGCCCACGGCCTTCTTGATCAGCACGGTGGCCGGCGGGGTCTTGGTGACGAAGGTGAAGCTGCGGTCGGAGTAGGCCGTGATGATGACCGGAATCGGCAACCCCGGCTCCATCTTCTGCGTGGCGGCGTTGAACGCCTTGCAGAATTCCATGATGTTGAGACCGCGCTGGCCGAGCGCGGGACCCACCGGCGGGGAAGGATTGGCCTGCCCGGCCTTGACCTGCAGCTTGATGTAGCCTACGACTTTCTTTGCCATGAAAATGCACCTCGCGAGTACAGGCGCCGGTTAGGCTCCTCGCCCTGCGTCGCTCCGTGACGGTGACGGACGCGCCTCCTGCGCCTCCGAAAAGCCTGCTCGCTCGCCAATGGCGAGCGGTGAACTGCGTAGTTTACGCGCGTGCGAGCGCCCATGCAAGGCGCATGCCGCTGCGATGACTTCAAGACCGGCGGCCGGGCGATCAGGCCCAGCCGTGCCTCATCAAGCCTTCTCGACCTGCCCGAACTCGAGTTCGACCGGCGTGGAGCGCCCGAAGATCAACACCGCGACGCGCAGGCGGCTCTTTTCATAATTGACCTCCTCCACGACGCCATTGAAGTCGTTGAAGGGGCCGTCGATGACGCGCACCATTTCGCCCGGCTCGAACAGCACCTTCGGCTTGGGCTTCTCGACGCCCTCGCGCACGCGGTTGAGGATGGCCTCGGCCTCGCTGTCCTTGATCGGCAGGGGCCGGTCAGCCGTACCGCCGATGAAACCCATCACCTTGGGCGTTTCCTTGACCAGATGCCAGCACTCATCGTCGATGCGCGGCGCCTTGCCCTCGGTATTGGTCTCGATCTGCACCAGCACGTAGCCGGGAAAGAACTTGCGGTCGCTGCGGCGCTTCTGGCCGCCGCGCATCTCGATCACTTCCTCGGTCGGCACCAGCACTTCACCGAACTTGTCCTGCATGCCCGCGCGCGCGATGCGCTCCTGGAGCGACCGCTTGACCGCGTTCTCGAAACCCGAATAGGCGTGCACCACGTACCAACGCTTGCTCATGGTCTTGTCCTCACAACTTGAGCAGCCAATCGAGCACGACCGCCTTCAGGACCAAATCGATGAGTCCGAGCAGCAGCGACAGGATGACGACCACGACGATGATCACGCCGGTGGTCTTCAAGGTTTCCTCGCGCGTGGGCCAGACGACCTTGCGCAGCTCGTACTGCGATTCGATCAGAAATCCGCGCACGCGGCGCCCGACCGCGGTAAAGGCCGCGATGCCCAGCGAGGCGACCAGCGCCACCAGCACGATGAGCATGCGCACGGCAGGCGACAGCCGGTCACCGCTGCCCAGCCAGGAATAGGCGAAAATGCCGGCAGCGAGGACCAGGAACGCGAGGACCAGCTTGGCGGTATCGGCGCCGCCGGCGCCCTTGGGTTGTTCTGCCTTGGTATTCATGCACGCTGGACTGGCATGGCAGCGACCTTGGGTATCGGCGCTGCCGGTGCCGCTGACTTCCTCGCGAATTGGCACGCCAGGAGGGACTCGAACCCCCAACCTGCGGTTTTGGAGACCGCTGCTCTGCCAATTGAGCTACTGGCGTATGAAAGTGTTCCGGAGAAGGGTAAAAGCCAAGGCATGGTGAACCGGAAAGCCGATGTTTGGCCGTTTCCCGTTCACCATTCCCCGCTGCCGATGCTCCAAGCCTTACTTGAGGATCTTGGCGACGACGCCGGCGCCGACGGTACGGCCACCCTCGCGGATGGCGAAGCGCAGGCCCTCGTCCATGGCGATCGGCGCGATCAGCGACACCACCATCTTCACGTTGTCGCCCGGCATCACCATCTCCACGCCCTCCGGCAGCTGCACCGCACCGGTCACGTCCGTGGTGCGGAAGTAGAACTGCGGCCGGTAGCCCTTGAAGAACGGCGTGTGACGGCCACCCTCCTCCTTGCTCAGCACGTACACCTCGGCCTCGAAGTCGGTGTGCGGCGTGATCGTGCCCGGCTTGGCCAGCACCTGTCCACGCTCCACCTCGTCGCGCTTGGTGCCGCGCAGCAGCAGTCCCACGTTGTCGCCCGCCTGACCCTGATCCAGGAGCTTGCGGAACATCTCCACGCCCGTCACCGTGGTCTTCATCGTCGGACGCAGCCCGACGATCTCGATCTCGTCGCCCACCTTGACGATGCCCCGCTCCACACGACCGGTCACCACCGTGCCGCGGCCGGAGATCGAGAACACGTCCTCCACCGGCATCAGGAACGGCTTGTCGATGTCGCGCTTGGGCTCGGGAATGTACTCGTCCAGCGCATCCACCAGCTTGATGATCGAGGGCACGCCGATCTCGCTCTGGTCACCCTCCAAGGCCTTCAGCGCCGAACCCTTGATGATCGGCACGTCGTCGCCAGGGAAGTCGTACTTGCTGAGCAGCTCGCGCACCTCCATCTCCACCAGCTCGAGCAGCTCGGCGTCGTCCACCATGTCGACCTTGTTCAGGAACACCACGATGTACGGCACGCCCACCTGACGCGCCAGCAGAATGTGCTCGCGCGTCTGCGGCATCGGACCGTCCGCCGCGCTCACCACCAGGATCGCACCATCCATCTG
The DNA window shown above is from Aerosticca soli and carries:
- the rplA gene encoding 50S ribosomal protein L1; amino-acid sequence: MAKLSKRLRAARAAVQPGKVYPLEEAIKVVKQTATAKFVESVDVAVRLGIDAKKSDQGVRGSSLLPHGTGKTVKVAVFCPPGEKAEAAKAAGADAVGMEDLAERMQAGELDFGRVIATPDAMRVVGRLGQLLGPRGLMPNPKDGSVTADVVTAVKNAKAGQVKFRNDKAGIVHASIGKADFAPEQLADNLNALIADLMKAKPAAAKGQYLQKVALSSTMGVGVPVDTSTLQAAAAK
- the rplK gene encoding 50S ribosomal protein L11 — encoded protein: MAKKVVGYIKLQVKAGQANPSPPVGPALGQRGLNIMEFCKAFNAATQKMEPGLPIPVIITAYSDRSFTFVTKTPPATVLIKKAVGVAKGSSKPNTDKVGKITRKQLEDIAKQKEPDLTAASLDAAVRTIAGSARSMGLVVEG
- the nusG gene encoding transcription termination/antitermination protein NusG, with amino-acid sequence MSKRWYVVHAYSGFENAVKRSLQERIARAGMQDKFGEVLVPTEEVIEMRGGQKRRSDRKFFPGYVLVQIETNTEGKAPRIDDECWHLVKETPKVMGFIGGTADRPLPIKDSEAEAILNRVREGVEKPKPKVLFEPGEMVRVIDGPFNDFNGVVEEVNYEKSRLRVAVLIFGRSTPVELEFGQVEKA
- the secE gene encoding preprotein translocase subunit SecE; its protein translation is MNTKAEQPKGAGGADTAKLVLAFLVLAAGIFAYSWLGSGDRLSPAVRMLIVLVALVASLGIAAFTAVGRRVRGFLIESQYELRKVVWPTREETLKTTGVIIVVVVILSLLLGLIDLVLKAVVLDWLLKL
- the tuf gene encoding elongation factor Tu — translated: MAKGKFERTKPHVNVGTIGHVDHGKTTLTAALTKIGAERFGGEFKAYDQIDAAPEEKARGITISTAHVEYESPKRHYAHVDCPGHADYVKNMITGAAQMDGAILVVSAADGPMPQTREHILLARQVGVPYIVVFLNKVDMVDDAELLELVEMEVRELLSKYDFPGDDVPIIKGSALKALEGDQSEIGVPSIIKLVDALDEYIPEPKRDIDKPFLMPVEDVFSISGRGTVVTGRVERGIVKVGDEIEIVGLRPTMKTTVTGVEMFRKLLDQGQAGDNVGLLLRGTKRDEVERGQVLAKPGTITPHTDFEAEVYVLSKEEGGRHTPFFKGYRPQFYFRTTDVTGAVQLPEGVEMVMPGDNVKMVVSLIAPIAMDEGLRFAIREGGRTVGAGVVAKILK